The following proteins are co-located in the Marinomonas profundi genome:
- the siaB gene encoding biofilm regulation protein kinase SiaB produces MSSPDLYGLRERFEKDNILLCFNGPISRSLIEEIGNALKNYLKSEQLSPASALDVFAAYIELTQNIRHYAASSQLPGADTATVIVSHYDGCYRVAAGNMVRVADGKALVERIALFAKMDKAELKTLYKTQLRRPRDETAVTGAGLGLIDMARKSSKPMEATLKDIGNDMAYFSLSIQI; encoded by the coding sequence ATGAGTTCGCCAGATTTGTATGGATTAAGAGAGCGCTTCGAGAAAGACAATATTTTATTGTGTTTTAACGGTCCAATTTCTCGTAGTTTAATTGAAGAGATTGGTAACGCGCTAAAAAACTATTTGAAGTCCGAACAGCTGTCTCCAGCGTCGGCGCTAGATGTGTTTGCGGCGTATATTGAACTGACCCAAAATATTCGCCATTACGCGGCGTCTTCGCAATTACCTGGGGCCGACACGGCGACAGTGATTGTTAGCCATTATGACGGTTGTTATCGTGTTGCGGCGGGCAACATGGTGCGTGTAGCAGATGGTAAGGCTTTGGTTGAGCGTATTGCGTTATTTGCTAAAATGGACAAAGCAGAACTCAAAACCCTCTACAAAACGCAACTTCGAAGGCCTCGCGATGAAACTGCGGTGACGGGCGCTGGGCTGGGCTTGATCGACATGGCGCGTAAATCCTCAAAGCCGATGGAAGCGACATTGAAAGACATCGGTAACGACATGGCTTATTTCAGCTTAAGTATACAAATCTGA
- the siaC gene encoding biofilm regulation phosphoprotein SiaC produces MNDLIIEGTVSSPSVKGDWANGILHMEGDSYPENSYELYADMVAWVARYLEESSEPLTLELALLYLNTSSIKVMMDMFDEMEERFQTGRQVAVNWYFDEENERVAELAEEFKEDCTFPFNIIGK; encoded by the coding sequence ATGAATGATTTAATAATAGAAGGGACGGTTTCTTCTCCGAGTGTGAAAGGGGATTGGGCAAACGGCATTCTGCATATGGAAGGCGATTCTTACCCAGAAAATTCCTATGAGCTTTATGCCGATATGGTAGCTTGGGTAGCACGTTATCTTGAAGAGTCGTCTGAACCACTGACGCTAGAATTGGCGTTGTTATACCTTAATACCAGCAGTATTAAAGTGATGATGGATATGTTTGATGAAATGGAAGAGCGCTTTCAAACAGGCCGCCAAGTGGCGGTAAATTGGTACTTCGATGAAGAAAATGAGCGAGTGGCGGAACTTGCAGAAGAGTTCAAAGAAGATTGTACTTTTCCTTTTAATATCATAGGCAAATAA
- a CDS encoding diguanylate cyclase produces the protein MTTDFTELEKTIQDILAKPEYQDHPASVALSKLWAVNQDQWNRMDRLTRLSDSYQDMMLQREKSLSERFDKHLRQLEKMTRISDRYQRSLRQLNIELEKTSLIDPLTELPNRRMMMRRLSQAFDYQQEEDQQEEDQQQEDSQDRPQGQAENHPVEHLAVAMVDVDYFKKVNDEFGHQVGDDVLIAIGKLMEKEIEGHGVIGRWGGEEFLVILPGYKIADAAIVMEALRSNVNAYSFQVDEKTVSTSVSIGLAGYQDKDSMDSLLSKADNALYLAKSKGRNSVVIG, from the coding sequence ATGACGACTGACTTCACTGAACTTGAAAAAACCATTCAGGATATTTTGGCCAAACCAGAGTATCAAGATCACCCTGCTAGTGTCGCGCTGAGTAAGCTGTGGGCGGTCAATCAAGACCAGTGGAATCGCATGGATCGTTTAACCCGGCTATCCGATTCGTACCAAGATATGATGCTCCAGCGAGAAAAAAGCCTCAGTGAGCGGTTTGATAAACACCTGCGTCAATTGGAAAAAATGACGCGAATATCAGATCGTTATCAGCGCAGTTTAAGACAGCTGAATATTGAGTTAGAGAAAACCTCATTGATTGATCCATTGACGGAGCTGCCCAATCGACGAATGATGATGAGGCGTTTGTCCCAAGCCTTTGACTATCAGCAAGAGGAAGATCAGCAAGAGGAAGATCAGCAACAAGAAGACTCGCAAGACCGTCCACAAGGGCAAGCGGAAAACCATCCAGTTGAGCATTTGGCTGTCGCCATGGTGGATGTTGATTACTTTAAGAAAGTAAACGATGAGTTTGGTCATCAAGTGGGTGATGATGTGTTAATCGCCATTGGCAAGCTGATGGAAAAAGAGATTGAGGGTCATGGCGTGATTGGGCGCTGGGGCGGCGAAGAATTTTTGGTCATATTGCCCGGTTACAAGATCGCCGACGCGGCCATTGTGATGGAAGCGCTGCGCTCCAACGTTAATGCTTACTCTTTTCAAGTCGACGAAAAAACCGTGTCAACCAGCGTTAGTATTGGCCTTGCGGGTTACCAAGATAAGGATTCGATGGACTCGCTCCTTTCAAAAGCAGACAACGCTTTGTACCTTGCCAAATCAAAGGGTCGAAACAGCGTGGTCATTGGATAA
- a CDS encoding DUF294 nucleotidyltransferase-like domain-containing protein: MAAIDIPEVHKFIETIPPFSSLNLLERKQVLTGVSMLYVRQGQTLVLTGEAATVHLIRRGACEIRTPKGGLVDQIADGECFGVSSVMAQNPDGLQVVAMEDSLVYRFNKTHFMQTLEKSEAFGLFFEYTQHNRLRKLSRRQSNELASPALQLSTPVAHIMTRQLILASPEETVQTIAMRMTEARVSSILVVEAERLLGIVTDRDLRSRILALGGSADTLIKDMMTLDPVSLPPDSLVMQAQTLMSESNIHHLPIVDEDKKAVGMLTAADLLRHQELSPLLLINQIHRQQSIDSLANVCKQWPTLIINLIVTDMKPVDVGKVLATVSDNLTRRVIELALDKLGPAPMAFQFLVFGSQARRDQSLGSDQDNGLMLEREPTTAESQYFAELSEFICQGLALCGIRLCPGNIMASNPEWRRTQAGWQQAFSTWIKSSAPSALLHASIFFDIRCVYGSEAPVLALIAAMQREVNKNSVFLATLTRAALATKPPLGFFRHFLLESSGEHKHQLDLKHQGLALINDLARLYGLSCQTYRVATLDRIEQAIREKLISVDTARNLIDAWDKLNGLRLEAQRRHWQATGKASAYLDPKDLSSLERKHLKTTFSIISDVQDVAQQRFLRGYS, encoded by the coding sequence ATGGCCGCGATCGACATCCCCGAAGTTCATAAATTTATTGAAACCATTCCGCCTTTTTCAAGCTTGAATTTGCTAGAGCGTAAGCAAGTGCTAACCGGCGTGTCCATGTTGTACGTGCGACAAGGGCAAACCTTAGTGCTAACGGGGGAGGCGGCTACGGTGCATTTAATTCGCCGTGGCGCGTGTGAAATCCGTACGCCAAAAGGTGGGCTGGTGGATCAAATCGCCGATGGCGAGTGCTTTGGCGTGTCCAGTGTGATGGCGCAAAATCCCGATGGTTTACAAGTGGTGGCGATGGAAGACAGTTTGGTCTATCGCTTCAACAAAACGCATTTTATGCAGACGCTGGAAAAGAGCGAAGCCTTTGGGCTCTTTTTTGAATATACACAGCATAATCGCTTGCGCAAATTATCTCGCCGTCAAAGCAACGAATTGGCCTCTCCCGCCTTACAATTATCGACACCTGTCGCACACATTATGACGCGTCAGTTGATTTTGGCGTCCCCAGAAGAAACCGTGCAAACCATCGCCATGCGCATGACCGAAGCCCGAGTCAGTTCGATTCTGGTGGTGGAAGCGGAGCGTTTGCTGGGCATTGTGACCGATCGAGATTTGCGTTCTCGCATCTTGGCGCTTGGCGGTTCGGCTGACACATTAATAAAAGACATGATGACCCTCGATCCGGTTAGCTTGCCGCCAGACTCTTTGGTGATGCAGGCGCAAACCTTAATGAGTGAAAGCAATATTCACCATTTGCCGATTGTTGACGAGGATAAAAAAGCCGTTGGCATGCTAACCGCCGCGGATTTACTGCGTCACCAAGAGTTGAGCCCACTTTTACTGATCAATCAAATTCATCGCCAGCAATCCATCGACAGCCTCGCCAATGTTTGCAAGCAATGGCCAACCTTGATTATTAATTTGATTGTCACCGATATGAAACCAGTCGATGTTGGTAAAGTATTGGCGACGGTCAGCGATAACTTAACGCGACGGGTGATTGAGCTGGCGTTGGATAAACTTGGCCCTGCGCCGATGGCATTTCAGTTTTTGGTGTTTGGCTCACAGGCGCGCCGCGATCAGTCACTCGGCAGTGACCAAGATAACGGTTTGATGCTGGAGCGTGAACCGACCACAGCAGAAAGTCAGTACTTTGCTGAATTGTCTGAGTTTATCTGCCAAGGGCTCGCCCTTTGTGGCATTCGCCTTTGCCCCGGTAATATCATGGCGAGCAATCCTGAATGGCGCAGAACTCAGGCAGGTTGGCAACAAGCGTTTTCCACCTGGATCAAAAGCAGTGCGCCAAGTGCCTTGCTTCATGCCAGCATCTTTTTTGATATTCGCTGTGTGTATGGAAGCGAAGCGCCAGTCCTTGCGTTGATTGCCGCCATGCAACGAGAAGTGAACAAAAACAGCGTCTTCCTTGCCACGTTAACCCGCGCCGCACTGGCGACTAAGCCACCATTGGGCTTTTTTCGGCATTTTTTACTGGAATCGTCTGGGGAACATAAACATCAGTTGGATTTAAAACACCAAGGTTTGGCGTTAATCAATGATCTGGCGCGCTTGTATGGTTTGTCTTGTCAGACTTATCGGGTGGCGACATTGGACCGAATCGAGCAAGCGATCCGCGAAAAGCTGATTAGCGTAGACACCGCGCGTAACCTAATCGACGCGTGGGACAAATTAAACGGCTTGCGCTTAGAAGCGCAACGTCGACACTGGCAAGCGACAGGTAAAGCCAGCGCCTATCTCGACCCTAAAGATTTAAGCTCCTTAGAACGCAAACACCTGAAAACCACCTTTAGCATTATTAGCGACGTGCAAGACGTGGCGCAACAGCGCTTTTTAAGAGGATACAGCTAG
- a CDS encoding 3'-5' exonuclease — translation MQKLKAWQRFRQSTKRAWSEWEYLVLDIETSGLDAKQDRIVSVGWVCIRNGTIELDSARHIVLDSAKIGDSVGIHMITDSDVQQQGKRQESVLRYLRHLLRERILVMHHAPMELGFLKQAWQAEALPTFSVSWLDTLAIERTKAHRSQQPIQEGGFRLGACRERYGLPEYQGHDALTDALATAELLLAQIAYQGHDCRLQDLNQMGGGRVKFTTR, via the coding sequence TTGCAAAAACTTAAAGCTTGGCAGCGCTTTCGACAGTCGACAAAACGAGCCTGGAGTGAGTGGGAGTATTTGGTGCTCGATATTGAAACTTCTGGGCTGGATGCGAAACAAGACCGTATTGTTAGCGTGGGGTGGGTTTGTATCCGAAACGGCACGATTGAATTAGACAGCGCCCGCCATATCGTATTGGACAGCGCCAAAATAGGCGACAGTGTCGGCATCCACATGATTACCGATTCAGACGTGCAACAACAGGGCAAACGCCAAGAAAGCGTCCTACGTTACCTACGGCACTTGCTGCGCGAGCGTATTTTGGTCATGCACCACGCGCCAATGGAACTGGGGTTTTTAAAACAAGCGTGGCAAGCCGAAGCGCTGCCTACGTTTTCCGTGAGTTGGCTGGATACCTTAGCCATCGAAAGAACCAAAGCCCACCGATCACAACAACCAATCCAAGAGGGCGGCTTTCGCCTTGGCGCCTGCCGAGAACGCTACGGCTTACCAGAATACCAAGGCCACGACGCCCTTACCGACGCCCTAGCCACCGCCGAACTACTCCTCGCGCAAATCGCCTACCAAGGCCACGACTGCCGACTACAGGACCTAAACCAAATGGGCGGTGGACGAGTGAAGTTCACGACGCGTTAA
- a CDS encoding UDP-2,3-diacylglucosamine diphosphatase → MQTKFRSVFISDVHLGTKACQAAHLLDFLQSITTDTLYLVGDIIDLQEMRHRAYFIEAHHQVVERILAMAKSGTKVIYIPGNHDAFFRQFAGQTLSGIDIKLNARHKTANGRTFHVSHGDEFDQMVKISPLMLAIGDKAHGLMLSLNQWINSIRRLVGLPYWSLAGYLKSHISKAKEFIERFETAALKSAKNQKVDGYICGHIHFASFRIKDDILYCNDGDWVEHCTALTESASGEMSLIHWSENPTLLATEPKEEHWGLSPIPSRGCRKRYSAKVG, encoded by the coding sequence ATGCAGACAAAATTCCGCTCTGTGTTTATTTCAGATGTCCATCTGGGAACCAAAGCGTGCCAAGCGGCCCACTTACTCGATTTTTTACAATCGATCACAACAGACACCCTGTATTTAGTCGGTGACATTATCGATTTACAAGAAATGCGCCACCGGGCGTATTTTATCGAGGCTCATCACCAAGTCGTCGAACGTATTCTCGCCATGGCAAAATCCGGCACCAAAGTCATTTATATTCCCGGCAACCACGATGCGTTTTTCCGTCAATTTGCGGGGCAAACCCTTTCTGGCATCGACATAAAACTCAATGCTCGCCACAAAACCGCCAATGGCCGCACTTTTCACGTCAGCCACGGCGACGAATTCGACCAAATGGTAAAAATCAGCCCACTCATGCTCGCCATTGGCGACAAAGCCCACGGACTCATGTTGTCGTTGAATCAATGGATCAATAGTATAAGGCGTTTGGTGGGGCTGCCTTATTGGTCCCTCGCGGGCTACTTAAAAAGCCATATCAGCAAGGCCAAAGAATTTATCGAACGCTTTGAAACCGCCGCGCTCAAATCCGCCAAAAATCAAAAAGTCGACGGCTATATTTGTGGGCACATTCACTTTGCCTCGTTTCGCATCAAAGACGACATTCTGTACTGCAACGACGGCGACTGGGTTGAACACTGCACAGCACTGACTGAATCAGCAAGCGGAGAAATGAGCCTAATACACTGGTCAGAAAACCCAACCCTCTTAGCCACCGAACCCAAAGAAGAACACTGGGGATTATCGCCGATTCCTTCTAGAGGCTGTCGCAAAAGGTATTCAGCGAAGGTTGGATAG
- a CDS encoding GGDEF domain-containing protein → MSQIDDRDLLEKILKNALITPYFQPIYNLNNGEIYGHEALSRGPMNSPLFSPDPLFTLAQKEEKLHKLELLCREKALSKFAKLSLKGRLFLNVSASLLASPDHQSGMTLAILKELGLDQKDIVIELSEQHPYDHNGLSRNSVEHYRKMGFQVAIDDLGVGYSGLQLWSELQPDIVKIDKHFITGVDKDEIKREFVRSIVTIAQRLNCTLIAEGIETQQELDQLIAIGVTLGQGYFLGRPTEHPAFSTHPYLVKQAKRRSQFQIDHSETVQTLCRPTPSLLENDLLEDAAQYFRKQPDLIAIPILNPHGEPLGVVRRNQLHELFSTPYGRALYEHKPVINLLSDDVLIVESNVGLSNVSTLMTDQESDTINNEIIIVREGKFIGTGHLRDLLKRITELKIQNATYSNPLTLLPGNVPIHWEVSRRLLAKEDFYVAYFDLNDFKPFNDFFGYSKGDAVIQLVGALIKEWVAPDNNFIGHIGGDDFVVIFGSPDWQHQCDMILQTFAQKIRAFYSDDTLAEGGVWTKSRHGEMRFHPILSLAIGVVHPDPEQSNNHHQVAEMAAHAKNSAKQQGGNIVYFQPTHPPVDIDKLHTRPHHSA, encoded by the coding sequence ATGAGCCAAATAGACGACCGCGACTTGCTTGAGAAAATACTTAAAAACGCGTTAATTACGCCGTATTTTCAACCCATTTATAACCTCAACAACGGTGAAATATATGGGCACGAAGCATTGTCTCGCGGTCCAATGAACTCTCCCCTCTTCTCCCCAGACCCACTGTTTACGCTGGCGCAAAAAGAAGAAAAACTGCACAAATTAGAACTTCTCTGCCGTGAAAAAGCCCTGTCTAAATTCGCCAAACTGTCATTAAAAGGCCGACTTTTTCTTAACGTCAGCGCTTCGTTATTGGCGTCCCCAGACCACCAATCAGGCATGACACTTGCCATCTTAAAAGAGCTTGGACTGGATCAAAAAGACATCGTCATTGAGCTATCCGAACAACACCCTTATGACCACAACGGCTTATCCCGAAACAGTGTGGAGCATTATCGAAAAATGGGCTTTCAAGTCGCCATCGATGACTTAGGTGTTGGATATTCAGGGTTACAACTGTGGTCTGAACTACAACCAGACATTGTCAAAATAGATAAGCACTTTATTACCGGCGTCGACAAAGATGAAATTAAACGCGAGTTTGTTCGCTCTATTGTCACCATTGCCCAACGACTGAACTGCACACTCATCGCCGAAGGCATCGAAACGCAACAAGAACTCGACCAATTAATTGCCATCGGCGTCACACTCGGACAAGGGTATTTTCTAGGGCGCCCGACAGAACACCCGGCATTTTCAACCCATCCATATTTAGTGAAACAAGCCAAAAGGCGCTCGCAGTTTCAAATAGACCACTCTGAAACCGTACAAACCCTGTGCCGCCCAACCCCCAGTTTGCTCGAAAACGACTTACTCGAAGACGCGGCGCAATATTTTAGAAAACAACCCGACCTCATCGCCATTCCCATACTCAACCCCCATGGCGAGCCATTGGGAGTGGTACGGCGCAATCAGTTACATGAACTGTTTTCCACGCCTTACGGTCGCGCATTATACGAACACAAACCCGTCATCAACCTACTGAGCGATGATGTACTTATTGTCGAAAGCAACGTCGGGCTGTCCAATGTCTCGACATTAATGACAGACCAAGAATCCGATACGATAAACAACGAAATCATCATCGTTAGAGAAGGTAAATTTATTGGCACCGGCCATCTTAGAGACTTATTAAAGCGCATCACCGAACTAAAAATACAAAACGCCACCTACTCAAATCCCCTCACGCTATTGCCAGGCAATGTCCCAATACATTGGGAAGTAAGCCGACGCCTATTAGCCAAAGAAGATTTTTACGTGGCGTACTTTGATCTCAATGACTTCAAACCTTTCAATGATTTTTTCGGCTATTCAAAAGGTGACGCCGTCATTCAACTCGTTGGTGCCTTGATCAAAGAATGGGTCGCTCCGGACAATAACTTTATCGGTCACATTGGGGGCGACGATTTTGTGGTGATTTTCGGTAGCCCAGATTGGCAACATCAATGTGACATGATTCTGCAGACATTCGCCCAAAAAATACGAGCATTCTACAGTGATGACACCCTAGCAGAAGGCGGCGTATGGACAAAAAGCCGTCACGGCGAAATGCGTTTTCACCCAATACTCAGCCTAGCCATTGGCGTCGTGCACCCAGATCCAGAGCAATCCAACAACCATCACCAAGTTGCAGAAATGGCCGCCCACGCCAAAAATTCGGCCAAACAACAAGGCGGCAATATTGTGTATTTTCAGCCAACGCATCCCCCTGTCGATATCGACAAACTACACACTCGCCCCCACCATTCCGCCTAA
- a CDS encoding RSP_7527 family protein, producing the protein MKNEMKYDTFGNLDTDYYVEKAYELRRAYFTALIKKMTANVKAFFANVTASRPLKSASQH; encoded by the coding sequence ATGAAAAACGAGATGAAATACGATACTTTTGGCAACCTTGACACTGATTACTATGTGGAAAAAGCCTACGAATTACGTCGTGCTTACTTCACCGCTCTAATCAAGAAAATGACAGCAAACGTTAAAGCATTTTTTGCCAATGTTACCGCTAGTCGCCCACTAAAATCGGCTTCTCAGCACTAA
- a CDS encoding helix-turn-helix domain-containing protein — MKHLNIPHFGLYGESSWINDPEFFHIEDIESRSGDLGWKINPHRHAQLFQILILKAGEVNVQLDAEQYRLRGAWAIIVPAGVVHGFRFAPETDGRVISIAEPLLEDVYKEKSAKFIQPLLSQACYIDFNAHRTVFSELWPLIQQLERESAIIREGRALMSEYLIKAILLLLHRQQANDAVTNTNKTELSQAQQLKELIEKHYREHWTSHQYAEKLNTSISRLNRLSKTAFNQSTLELIHDRVLLEAKRSLIYTARSVEEISYDLGFKDPGYFSRFFKRSTGVPPGKFRALSNQPAI; from the coding sequence ATGAAACACCTCAACATCCCTCACTTTGGCCTTTATGGTGAATCCAGCTGGATCAATGATCCAGAGTTTTTCCATATTGAAGACATAGAATCGCGCAGCGGAGACCTAGGTTGGAAAATAAACCCACATCGACATGCACAGCTTTTTCAAATACTTATTTTAAAGGCCGGTGAAGTCAATGTGCAGCTCGACGCTGAGCAGTATCGGCTGCGCGGGGCGTGGGCGATTATTGTGCCAGCCGGGGTAGTACATGGGTTTCGTTTCGCGCCAGAGACCGACGGGCGCGTCATTAGCATTGCAGAGCCCTTGCTTGAAGATGTCTACAAGGAAAAGTCTGCAAAATTCATTCAACCCTTGCTTAGCCAAGCGTGTTATATCGATTTTAATGCGCACCGCACTGTTTTTTCTGAGCTTTGGCCGCTCATCCAACAACTTGAACGTGAGTCAGCTATTATTCGTGAAGGGCGCGCCTTAATGAGCGAATATCTCATCAAAGCCATTTTATTATTGTTACACCGCCAGCAGGCAAATGACGCGGTCACCAACACCAATAAAACCGAACTTAGCCAAGCCCAACAGCTCAAAGAACTGATCGAAAAACACTACCGAGAACATTGGACCAGCCATCAATACGCAGAGAAACTAAACACCTCGATCAGCCGCTTAAACCGCCTCAGTAAAACCGCGTTTAACCAAAGCACACTAGAACTAATACATGACCGAGTCTTACTCGAAGCAAAGCGCAGCCTGATTTATACCGCCCGTTCAGTAGAAGAAATAAGTTACGATTTGGGCTTTAAAGACCCGGGCTACTTCTCACGTTTTTTTAAGCGCTCAACAGGCGTCCCGCCGGGAAAATTTCGTGCATTGAGCAACCAGCCCGCGATTTGA
- the pobA gene encoding 4-hydroxybenzoate 3-monooxygenase yields the protein MKTQVAIIGAGPSGLLLGQLLAKQGIENIIIERVSGEYILGRIRAGVLEQGMTDLLREAGVGERMDREGQVHTGVELAFNNKRVQIELEKLTGGSTVMVYGQTEVTRDLMEARAGAGLTTYYESSNVELHDVKTDAPYVTFEQNGEQHRLDCDYIAGCDGFHGVSRQTIPESSRKEFERVYPFGWLGVLSDTPPVNHELIYCKTDRGFAMTSMRSATRSRYYLQVPLTDKAEDWSDDDFWTELKRRLPDDVAAKLVTGPSIEKSIAPLRSFVCEPMQYGHLFLVGDAAHIVPPTGAKGLNLAASDVATLYKVMTRVYKEGDKGCISQYSDICLRRVWHGERFSWWMTSMLHDFGQGDVHDTDAATHEKFMSSELNFYTDTEAGRRIIAMQYVGLPYEDLSK from the coding sequence ATGAAAACACAAGTTGCGATTATTGGTGCCGGCCCATCAGGTCTATTACTGGGTCAATTGTTAGCCAAACAAGGCATTGAGAACATTATTATTGAACGGGTGTCAGGCGAGTACATTCTTGGGCGTATTCGTGCTGGTGTGCTTGAGCAGGGCATGACGGATTTGCTGCGCGAAGCGGGCGTTGGCGAGCGCATGGACAGAGAAGGTCAAGTGCATACCGGTGTTGAGTTGGCCTTTAACAACAAACGTGTGCAGATCGAATTAGAAAAGCTCACTGGCGGTAGCACTGTGATGGTGTATGGCCAAACGGAAGTGACACGTGATTTGATGGAAGCACGCGCCGGTGCGGGTTTAACCACTTATTACGAATCCAGCAATGTGGAGTTACATGATGTCAAAACCGATGCGCCTTATGTGACTTTTGAACAGAACGGCGAGCAACACCGATTGGATTGTGACTACATTGCGGGTTGTGATGGTTTCCATGGCGTATCGCGTCAAACCATACCCGAGTCGTCGCGTAAAGAGTTTGAGCGTGTCTACCCGTTTGGTTGGTTAGGGGTGTTGTCTGACACGCCACCGGTCAACCATGAGTTGATTTATTGTAAGACAGATCGCGGTTTTGCTATGACGAGTATGCGTTCGGCAACGCGCTCGCGTTATTATCTCCAAGTGCCGTTGACCGATAAAGCGGAAGATTGGAGCGATGACGATTTCTGGACAGAGCTAAAACGTCGTCTTCCTGACGATGTGGCGGCCAAGCTAGTGACTGGGCCAAGTATTGAAAAAAGTATTGCGCCACTGCGGTCTTTTGTCTGTGAACCGATGCAATACGGTCACTTATTTCTGGTTGGCGATGCGGCGCACATTGTTCCGCCAACGGGAGCAAAAGGGCTGAATTTAGCGGCGTCTGACGTGGCGACCTTGTATAAAGTGATGACACGGGTTTACAAAGAAGGCGACAAAGGCTGTATTTCTCAGTACTCAGACATTTGCTTGCGTCGTGTTTGGCATGGGGAGCGTTTCTCTTGGTGGATGACCAGTATGCTGCACGACTTTGGTCAGGGCGATGTTCATGATACTGACGCTGCGACGCATGAGAAATTTATGAGCTCAGAATTGAATTTCTACACCGACACCGAAGCTGGGCGTCGTATCATTGCGATGCAATATGTTGGCTTGCCTTACGAAGATTTGAGCAAATAA
- a CDS encoding TRAP transporter substrate-binding protein yields the protein MIKIMKHAAITAVAASAIVSAQANASAEYTLRFSHFFPEVSGPSKGLFQKWAEAVETESNGRIDVQIYPSSTLAKSPAQYDAVKSRIADASVAVQGYTANRFPLTQIVELPGVTQNAAQGSCIVQSLYDEGLITSEYRETKPLFMFTHGAGAIHTVDKEINTPEDLAGLRIRRPTAVVAKLLEGLGAQPVGMPAPDAYQSAQRGVIDGVSLPWEGQYTFRLNELTQHHTEVGGLYTLAFVMSINKSFYNSLPADLKEVIDHNSGMEWAKKAAVVFDDLDTNGRTQAIEMGHKINVIEGGAENPLWKPVLYQATEDYLNELQEKGLPSYKVYARAVELSQSACQ from the coding sequence ATGATAAAAATAATGAAGCACGCCGCTATCACGGCCGTTGCTGCTTCCGCTATTGTTAGTGCGCAAGCAAATGCATCCGCAGAGTATACTTTGCGTTTCAGTCATTTCTTTCCCGAGGTGTCAGGCCCAAGTAAAGGTCTATTTCAAAAATGGGCCGAGGCGGTCGAGACAGAATCAAACGGACGTATTGATGTACAAATTTATCCCTCTAGTACGTTAGCCAAGTCACCGGCTCAATATGATGCAGTGAAAAGCCGTATTGCCGATGCGTCGGTTGCGGTCCAAGGTTATACCGCAAACCGTTTCCCTTTGACGCAGATTGTTGAATTACCTGGTGTGACTCAAAATGCCGCTCAAGGCTCTTGTATCGTTCAGTCTTTATACGATGAAGGTCTGATTACGAGCGAATACCGCGAAACCAAACCTCTTTTCATGTTTACACATGGTGCGGGCGCGATTCATACGGTAGACAAAGAAATTAATACGCCAGAAGATTTAGCGGGTTTACGTATTCGTCGTCCAACCGCGGTGGTCGCAAAATTGCTTGAAGGTTTAGGAGCACAGCCTGTTGGCATGCCAGCACCTGATGCGTATCAGTCTGCTCAGCGTGGTGTCATTGATGGGGTTTCGTTGCCGTGGGAAGGTCAATATACCTTCCGTCTTAATGAGTTAACCCAACATCATACTGAGGTCGGTGGTCTTTATACATTGGCCTTTGTGATGTCGATTAATAAATCTTTCTATAACAGTTTGCCTGCGGATCTTAAAGAAGTCATCGATCATAACTCCGGTATGGAGTGGGCGAAAAAAGCGGCAGTGGTATTTGATGACTTAGATACTAACGGCCGTACTCAAGCCATTGAAATGGGCCATAAAATCAATGTTATTGAGGGCGGTGCCGAGAACCCTCTATGGAAACCTGTGCTTTATCAGGCAACAGAAGATTATTTGAACGAGTTACAAGAGAAAGGCTTACCGTCTTATAAAGTCTATGCTCGTGCTGTTGAATTGTCTCAGTCAGCGTGTCAATAA